In Nematostella vectensis chromosome 11, jaNemVect1.1, whole genome shotgun sequence, a genomic segment contains:
- the LOC125573803 gene encoding uncharacterized protein K02A2.6-like translates to MSVIGQLREFDRQKESFEAYIERLENFMKANGVRKENEVAVLLTAIGPETYGLLRNLLTPEKPDTKTYKDLVDILSGHLHPKPLVIAERFNFHNRFRHDSETVADFGAQLKKLSTHCEFGTFQDEALRDRFVCGLRQEAIQRKLLTEKTLTFAKALEIAQSMEMAESKSSELKGSGSSGSGCGEEVHQLGKKPQKHKKFTQNKGGKPKTACHRCGSAEHDGKSCKYKKYKCDNCGKVGHLKRVCQSKECKETKYVEVSVDNDQEDESLGFFSTREPSSKAVTVTITVNGKEIPMEVDTGAARTVIPEKLFKENFGHLKLKNASTSLKTYSGTVLPLIGETEVLVEYEGQSAKLPLIVAKVESKPAILGRNWLSVVKLNWEHLFSVSSSDLVHELTARFKGVFCTGLGKIKEFQARINVQPEATPRFHKARPVPYALKPAVEAELDRMEKEGIVTKVSHSEWAAP, encoded by the exons ATGAGTGTCATCGGTCAACTAAGAGAGTTCGACCGGCAAAAAGAGTCGTTTGAAGCTTACATTGAGCGGCTTGAAAACTTCATGAAGGCGAATGGCGTGCGAAAGGAGAACGAGGTAGCTGTCTTGCTCACTGCAATAGGTCCTGAAACGTACGGACTGTTGAGGAATCTTTTGACTCCGGAAAAACCTGACACCAAGACATATAAAGATCTTGTGGATATTTTGAGTGGCCATTTGCATCCGAAACCCTTGGTTATTGCCGAGCGATTCAATTTTCATAACCGGTTTCGTCACGACTCCGAAACAGTTGCGGACTTTGGCGCCCAACTAAAGAAGCTTTCAACTCACTGTGAGTTCGGAACTTTCCAAGATGAAGCTTTGAGAGACCGTTTTGTATGTGGTCTACGCCAGGAAGCGATTCAACGGAAACTTTTAACCGAGAAAACCTTGACGTTTGCGAAGGCTTTGGAGATCGCTCAGTCGATGGAAATGGCGGAATCGAAGTCGTCGGAATTGAAGGGCTCTGGATCGTCCGGATCGGGCTGCGGTGAAGAAGTTCATCAGCTTGGAAAAAAGCCACAGAAACACAAGAAATTCACACAGAACAAGGGAGGAAAGCCCAAAACAGCATGTCATCGTTGTGGCAGTGCTGAACATGATGGTAAATCCTGTAAATACAAGAAGTATAAGTGTGATAATTGTGGCAAAGTGGGTCACCTAAAGAGAGTCTGTCAGTCCAAGGAGTGCAAGGAAACCAAGTATGTTGAAGTTTCAGTGGACAATGACCAAGAAGATGAGTCATTGGGGTTCTTTTCAACTCGTGAACCCAGCAGCAAAGCAGTGACAGTAACTATCACTGTTAACGGAAAGGAAATTCCAATGGAAGTTGATACGGGAGCTGCACGCACAGTCATCCCTGAAAAGTTGTTCAAAGAGAATTTTGGACATTTGAAACTCAAGAATGCAAGTACCTCATTAAAGACTTATTCTGGAACAGTGTTACCTTTAATTGGTGAAACCGAAGTTCTAGTTGAGTACGAGGGTCAAAGTGCCAAGTTGCCTCTGATTGTGGCAAAAGTTGAGAGCAAACCAGCTATTCTGGGTCGTAATTGGCTCAGTGTTGTTAAGCTGAACTGGGAGCACCTTTTTAGTGTTTCTTCTTCTGATTTAGTTCATGAACTGACTGCACGGTTCAAGGGTGTTTTCTGTACGGGCCTGGGCAAAATCAAGGAGTTTCAAGCAAGAATCAATGTGCAACCTGAGGCCACGCCTAGGTTTCATAAGGCTCGCCCCGTGCCGTATGCCCTAAAGCCAGCAGTTGAAGCAGAGTTGGATCGCATGGAAAAGGAGGGGATCGTGACAAAAGTGTCCCATAGTGAGTGGGCTGCCCC GTAG